The genomic region CTAAATTTGGCATCTTTGTAAATACACACTAACAATACACATCCATGAAAAAGCATAATTTCAGTGCAGGTCCGTGCATATTACCACAAGAAGTATTTCAGGAAGCTTCCCAGGCAATTCTGAATTTTAATAATTCAGGTCTCTCGATATTGGAGATCTCACACCGTAGTGCAGATTTCGTGTCGGTTATGGAGGAGGCTCAAAATCTAGCTCTTGAACTTCTGGGTTTACAGGATAAAGGTTATAAAGCACTTTTTCTTCAGGGAGGCGCGAGTATGCAATTCTTAATGACCGCTTATAATTTATTGGATAACAAAGCGGCCTATCTAAACACAGGTACATGGTCTTCTAAAGCGATCAAGGAAGCTCAACTATTTGGTGAGGTGATAGAAGTAGCATCCTCAAAAGACAAGAACTTTAATTATATTCCGAAGAATTATTCTATTCCAGTAGATGCAGACTATTTTCACTGCACCAGTAACAATACGATTTTTGGAACACAGATGAAGGAATTTCCAAAAACTGATGTTCCCAGCGTCTGTGACATGAGTAGTGATATATTTTCAAGACAACTAGATTTTGAAGATTTTGACCTTATATATGCCGGAGCCCAGAAAAATATGGGACCAGCCGGAACTGTTCTTGTTGTTATTAAAGAAAGTATTTTAGGCAAAGTTGACCGGAAGATCCCAAGTATGATGGATTATCAGGTACATATCTCCAAGGATAGTATGTTCAATACACCTCCTGTTTACGCAGTATATGTTTCCATGCTTACCATGCGATGGATTAAAAAGAACGGTGGTATCGCTGCTATGGAAAAAAGAAACGCAGAGAAAGCTGCTCTATTATACGACGAAATTGATCGTAATCCTTTGTTCGAAGGTTTCGCCGCGAAAGAAGACAGGTCACCAATGAACCCTACTTTCAACCTTAAAAATGAAGCTCATAAAGATCAATTCGATAAAATGTGGAAAGATGCTGGCGTAAATGGTCTTAGCGGACATAGAAGTGTTGGTGGATACAGAGCTTCCATGTACAATGCTCTATCGATAGAAAGTGTGCAGGTAGTAGTAGATCTCATGCAGAAATTAGAGAAAGAAATAAACTAATCCAGACATATATTAAAATGAAAGTATTAGCAAATGACGGTTTATCTCAAAGTGGTGTACAACTATTAAAGGATGCCGGCTTTGAAGTCATCATCAAAAAAGTTGCCCAGGATCAACTGGAAGATTACTTGAAAAGTAATGGCATTAGTGTCCTCCTTGTACGCAGTGCAACAGAGGTTCGCAAAAATATAATCGATAATTGTATACATCTCAAAGTTATTGGACGCGGTGGTGTTGGAATGGATAATATCGATGTGGAATACGCCAAAAGTAAGGGTATCTCTGTAATAAATACTCCGGAAGCTTCTTCGGCATCTGTAGCAGAGCTTGTTTTTGCTCATCTTTTTGGAGGTGCCAGAAAACTGCATGATTCCAATAGAAATATGCCTTTGGAAGGAGATTCAAGGTTTAAGGATCTAAAAAAGTCTTATGCTGGTGGATCTGAATTGCGTGGAAAAACCCTTGGAATTATAGGCCTGGGAAGAATTGGTCGTGAAGTAGCTAAAATTGCATTAGGAGTTGGAATGCGTGTGGTTGCCAGCGATAAGGCGGTGGGAGAAACTGAAATTACACTGGAGTTCTATAATGACCAGAAGGTTACTATTCCTATTAAGACTGAACCTGTAGATCAAATAATAGAGCATGCAGATTTTATAAGTTTACATGTTCCCGCACAGTCCAGTCCAGTTATTGGTAAAGCTGAATTTGATAAAATGAAAAAGGGTGTGGGGATCATCAACACCGCTCGTGGTGGGATTTTAGATGAAGAAGCGCTCCTGGTAGCGATCGAAGAAGAAAAAGTTTCTTTTGCTGCTCTGGATACTTTTGAAAACGAACCCTCCCCAGCTATAAAATTATTGATGAACGAAAGTATTTCCCTTAGTCCGCATATTGGTGCTGCAACTAGTGAAGCTCAGGAAAGAATTGGAGAAGAACTGGCACATCAAATTATCAAAATATTTAAAAAATAAAAGGCAATGGCAAATATTCTGGATCTTTTCAAAATTTCATCAGGTAAGGAACTCATCCAAAATACTCATGAGGAATTAAACCTGGATAAAGAGTTGGTTCTGGAAATATTCGCATGTCTATTGCCGTGGACTATTTCAAGAGTCGAACTATCTAAATCCAGATCAGCGCTGGCAAAATTCAGTGATTTGAAGTTTGAAGATTTATTGAAGGATAGTTCTATTATCTCTTCGGAAGATAAAAAGGTGATGAATTCATTCCTCGAAGATACATTCGAGATAGAGTCTAATAGTTCAGTAAAAATTACAACTATTGCTGAAAACTTTACAGTTTCAATCATTGCTGAAATTCAATCCAGAAATGGCAAATTGGAGCTTACTGAAATTAAAAG from Christiangramia sp. OXR-203 harbors:
- the serC gene encoding 3-phosphoserine/phosphohydroxythreonine transaminase; this encodes MKKHNFSAGPCILPQEVFQEASQAILNFNNSGLSILEISHRSADFVSVMEEAQNLALELLGLQDKGYKALFLQGGASMQFLMTAYNLLDNKAAYLNTGTWSSKAIKEAQLFGEVIEVASSKDKNFNYIPKNYSIPVDADYFHCTSNNTIFGTQMKEFPKTDVPSVCDMSSDIFSRQLDFEDFDLIYAGAQKNMGPAGTVLVVIKESILGKVDRKIPSMMDYQVHISKDSMFNTPPVYAVYVSMLTMRWIKKNGGIAAMEKRNAEKAALLYDEIDRNPLFEGFAAKEDRSPMNPTFNLKNEAHKDQFDKMWKDAGVNGLSGHRSVGGYRASMYNALSIESVQVVVDLMQKLEKEIN
- a CDS encoding D-2-hydroxyacid dehydrogenase, whose translation is MKVLANDGLSQSGVQLLKDAGFEVIIKKVAQDQLEDYLKSNGISVLLVRSATEVRKNIIDNCIHLKVIGRGGVGMDNIDVEYAKSKGISVINTPEASSASVAELVFAHLFGGARKLHDSNRNMPLEGDSRFKDLKKSYAGGSELRGKTLGIIGLGRIGREVAKIALGVGMRVVASDKAVGETEITLEFYNDQKVTIPIKTEPVDQIIEHADFISLHVPAQSSPVIGKAEFDKMKKGVGIINTARGGILDEEALLVAIEEEKVSFAALDTFENEPSPAIKLLMNESISLSPHIGAATSEAQERIGEELAHQIIKIFKK